TTTGAAAAGCTGGGATTTCCATTATTGTCAACGGCTGCAGCTCTTGAAGGATCTGTAACATTGACAGGAACCAGATCTGTTGCAAAAGGTTTGTTTAAGCTGAAGCGGTATTCCAATTTACCATATTTTCCTTTAGCGAACATCCCGAGTTGTCTTGCAAATTGATCTGAATTGTCAATTAATGGCCATGAGAAAATAGGAGAGTCTACAGTAAGGAAATTCAGTGTTGAAGCCATCGTCATACGGGAAAGTCCCATGTAGTAATGAAGCCCTGCTCCTAAAGATAAACTGAATTTTCCGGCTTCTCCAGGTAAAATAACTGCGTACTCATTCCAGGCATCATGAAAAAATAACTGCGGTTTCTTACCGTTTCCGTAACCTCCTGTTCCTGTGGTGCCTGTCGCTCCGCCATTAATAAAGGTCTGGTTATTGATCCCGAAATGAGCCAGGATCATATATCTTTTGGAGATCTGTGCATATACTAAGGCGCGTAATCTTCTGTTTCCCAGACTCCAGGAGTTGTCGGAAGGTTCTCCACCAACCATACTTCCTGGATTCATTTGGGTATTTCTGAGCCAGAACTGGTCCCATAATATGAATCTGATGTACTTATCTCCTTCCGGATTGAGATTTATTTTTAATCCGCCTCCGTAATCAGGAGAACCCTGTGAATATAAAGAACTGCTTATTAAGGCTAATCCAATAAATGAAAGTAATTTCTTCATAAATTATCAATTTTTGGCGTTATTTTTTGTGAAAGCCAAATTGTAATTAATAATTTATTTACAAAAATTTAATATATATTAGTGGTAATAGTATAGTTTTATTGTAACTGACTGGTTTTTAGATTTGAGTTTCGAGTTACAGGTTGAGTTGGAGGGCTTGAGAGTCTGAGAGTCTGAGTGTTAGAGAGTAAATGAGTCTAAGATGATTGCTAGTTGGATCTTGGCTAACAAGGGGGAAATATCTGGTTGCTGAGGTCCTTGAGCTACAACTATATCTGATGTCTTGCATCTTGCATCTTGGTTCTTGGTTCTTGGTTCTTGACTCTTCTCTACTTCTTAAATCTCTCCCATTTAATCAGCATATACTTATCCGCAAACTGAGTAATGATAAGACCTGAATTTTTGATGTTGTCTTCCTTGGCAATGTATTCAATCAATTCATTCTGTTTTAGGATTTTATAAACTGGATGGAATTCAGAATGGGGCGGCCTTGTGATGTTATATTTCTTGATCCAGGAGCTGATGGTAACGTGAGAAACGCCGATAATTCTTTCTATTTCTCTGAAACTTAAACCTTCGAGATACAGCTGAAGAGCTTTGGTAACATAATAATCATCGATCTGTTTCCCTATTTTTTTGACGGTGAAATAATACTTGCAGTCTTTACAGAGAAAACGCTGTTTTTCATTAATAATTCCGCTTTTTACAATGGTACTTCCATTGCATTTCGGGCACTTATTTTCCATAACTATATGTTTTTAGCAAATATATAATAATTTAGCAAAATTATATTTTATTACAAAGATAAAACTACCTGTTTAATTCTGTAAATCAAAAAAAATATCTTTTTAATTTGGTTTTTAAAGTTATTATGTTTTAAATTTGCCAAAAAATTAGGTAAATAAATGGAAATAAAAATTTCCTCATGCGAACATCTCATGTATGTAAATGAAATACAGCAGGAAATGTATGATTCAGCACAGCGCAGGGGAACGGGGATTGCAAAACGATCCATTGAATATTTAACGAAAAAGATTTCAGAAGGTAACGCTGTGGTTGCCACTGAAAATGGCGAATGGGTGGGATTCTGTTATATTGAGACCTGGTCACACGGTCAGTTTGTAGCCAATTCCGGACTTATTGTATCCCCGAATTACAGGAATAGAGGAGTAGCCACTTTGATTAAGAATAAAGTTTTCCAGTTATCTAGACAAAAATATCCGAATGCCAAAATATTTGGATTGACTACAGGACTTGCCGTGATGAAAATCAATAGTGATCTTGGCTATAAACCGGTCATCTATTCTGAACTGACTCAGGATGAAGAGTTTTGGAGCGGGTGTAAGAACTGTGTGAACTATGAAATTTTAATGAAAAAGGAACGCAAAAACTGTCTGTGTACAGCAATGCTTTTCGTTCCTGAAAATAATAATAAAGTAAACGGGACTGAAATTCAGCAGTCCGAAATTGATGAGTACAATGGAGAAAAAGAAAGTCGTCTTAGCGTTTAGCGGAGGTTTAGATACCTCTTACTGTGCTAAATATCTTAGTGAAACACTAGGATATGAAGTGTATGCAGTGACTGTAAATACCGGAGGTTTTTCTAAAGAAGAAGAAAAAGAACTGGAGAAAAAAGCCTTCAATCTGGGGGTGAAAGAATACAGGTGCGTTGATGCTCAGGAAGATTATTACAATTCTTGTGTAAAGTATCTGATCTTCGGAAATGTGCTGAAAAACAATACCTATCCTTTATCTGTGAGTGCAGAACGTACGGTTCAGGCACAGGAAATTGCAAAATATGCTATTGAAACCGGTGCGGATGCTATTGCCCACGGAAGTACAGGAGCCGGAAATGATCAAGTCCGTTTTGATTTGATTTTCCAGGTAATGTGTCCGGAAGTCGAGATTATCACGCCAATCCGTGATATGAACCTTTCCCGTGAAAAAGAAATTGAATTCCTGAAAAACCACGGGTATGAAATGGAGTTCCATAAAGCACAATATTCTGTGAACAAAGGACTGTGGGGAACCTCTGTAGGAGGAAAAGAAACGTTGACATCAAGAAACTCTCTTCCCGAAGAAGCTTTTCCATCACAAATTAAAGAAACCCAGCCTTCAGAATTGGAAATTGAATTTAAAAATGGCGAGGTTATAGCGGTAAACGGAGAAAGTTTTGAACATTCCGTGAAGGCAATTCAAAAAATTGAAAAACTGGCTTCCGCTTACGGAATCGGTCGTGATATTCACGTTGGAGATACCATTGTGGGGATTAAAGGGAGAGTAGGATTTGAAGCGGCGGCAGCATCCGTGATTATCAAGGCGCACCATTTATTGGAAAAACATACGCTTTCAAAATATCAGCAGATGATGAAGTCCCAGCTTTCCGATTGGTATGGAAACTGGCTTCATGAAGCATTATTCCTGGATCCTGTGATGAGAAATATTGAATCTTTCTTAATAGATTCTCAGGAAACAGTCAGCGGAAAAGTATTTGTAACCCTTCATCCATATAGGTTTATTTTAAACGGAATTGAATCCAAACATGATCTTATGTCCGATAAATTCGGAAGCTACGGTGAAGCCAACAGAGCCTGGACAGGAGATGATGTAAAAGGATATACAAAAATTGTAAGCAATTCCTTAAATATATACCACCAGATCAATTCAAAATAAAGAGTTCCAACGGAACAATTTAACCAGAGAGAGGATAAAATCCTGTCAGCCAAAAAAATAAAAATGAAAAAAGTAGGAATTGTAGGCGCCAACGGCTACACAGGAAGCGAATTAGTCCGTGTGCTGGCTTTTCATCCTAATGTGACATTGAGTTTTTTATATAGCCGTTCCAATTCGGGGA
The Chryseobacterium sp. W4I1 DNA segment above includes these coding regions:
- a CDS encoding porin codes for the protein MKKLLSFIGLALISSSLYSQGSPDYGGGLKINLNPEGDKYIRFILWDQFWLRNTQMNPGSMVGGEPSDNSWSLGNRRLRALVYAQISKRYMILAHFGINNQTFINGGATGTTGTGGYGNGKKPQLFFHDAWNEYAVILPGEAGKFSLSLGAGLHYYMGLSRMTMASTLNFLTVDSPIFSWPLIDNSDQFARQLGMFAKGKYGKLEYRFSLNKPFATDLVPVNVTDPSRAAAVDNNGNPSFSKAGYVEYQFLDEESNTLPFKVGSYLGTKKVFNVGAGFYHQADGTRTSINSNIEKHDITLVAVDAFADIPLGNAKHKMAVSAYAGYYNYNFGPNYVRNLGTMNIAANDPNFAGNRAIAGPGNLQPVIGTGNIVYAQAGLLLPNQAEKPKIRIQPFAAYTYKNFEAFDKSSSQFDVGANWFIDGHHAKITTQYSTRPVYTSPTESPSSKGEFIVQFQIYL
- a CDS encoding GNAT family N-acetyltransferase is translated as MEIKISSCEHLMYVNEIQQEMYDSAQRRGTGIAKRSIEYLTKKISEGNAVVATENGEWVGFCYIETWSHGQFVANSGLIVSPNYRNRGVATLIKNKVFQLSRQKYPNAKIFGLTTGLAVMKINSDLGYKPVIYSELTQDEEFWSGCKNCVNYEILMKKERKNCLCTAMLFVPENNNKVNGTEIQQSEIDEYNGEKESRLSV
- the argG gene encoding argininosuccinate synthase; this translates as MEKKKVVLAFSGGLDTSYCAKYLSETLGYEVYAVTVNTGGFSKEEEKELEKKAFNLGVKEYRCVDAQEDYYNSCVKYLIFGNVLKNNTYPLSVSAERTVQAQEIAKYAIETGADAIAHGSTGAGNDQVRFDLIFQVMCPEVEIITPIRDMNLSREKEIEFLKNHGYEMEFHKAQYSVNKGLWGTSVGGKETLTSRNSLPEEAFPSQIKETQPSELEIEFKNGEVIAVNGESFEHSVKAIQKIEKLASAYGIGRDIHVGDTIVGIKGRVGFEAAAASVIIKAHHLLEKHTLSKYQQMMKSQLSDWYGNWLHEALFLDPVMRNIESFLIDSQETVSGKVFVTLHPYRFILNGIESKHDLMSDKFGSYGEANRAWTGDDVKGYTKIVSNSLNIYHQINSK
- a CDS encoding helix-turn-helix domain-containing protein, which gives rise to MENKCPKCNGSTIVKSGIINEKQRFLCKDCKYYFTVKKIGKQIDDYYVTKALQLYLEGLSFREIERIIGVSHVTISSWIKKYNITRPPHSEFHPVYKILKQNELIEYIAKEDNIKNSGLIITQFADKYMLIKWERFKK